Part of the Nicotiana sylvestris chromosome 2, ASM39365v2, whole genome shotgun sequence genome, aatacccaacggagctaactgaaccatcaaaactcctcCGGAGTCGTTTACATACAAGTCAATATCcgatcaaccttttcaacttaagcttccaaccttgagactaagtgtctcaactcaCTTCGAAACCTCTCTGGACCCAAACCAACTACCCAAACAAATCACATATATAATAACTGTAAAGCATAAAATAAGCAGTAAATGGGGTAACGAAGCTACAAATCTcaaaaatgaccggtcgggtcgttacacttccATAATACAAAAAGATGAAATTTTAGAGTAATATAAAATTAGTTGTTCATTTGAAAGGATTTGAGCCACAAAACAGTTAACCCATTAATGATTTAAGTAATATTCCCTACAACAAATTTGGTCTAAGGCCACAATAATTTTAGACAACGCTTAAAAAGTATTGCCAAAAATATCTAAGGGGACGCTTTTCAAGGGTGGCCTTTGAGGAGAACCTTTGGCAACGAAGTTTAGGCAACGCTTTAAAAGTGTGCTTTTACAATAAAAAGGCTACGTATAGTGTTACCAAATCATAAAATAATTAGCAACACTTATCCACGTGTAATACAACACTTACAAACCGTTGCCATTTTTTAATCCTAAAGCAACACTTATGAAGCGCGCTCTAAAGTTTTCCAATAAAATTTTGCTAGAAATTTCCACCATTAAATTTTTCCCCCCATTACTACTCACCCAACTTTGAAAGGGCAAGGAGTGTACCCCCTAAATTAATTTTGAATAGCCATCCCCTATTCCTCTTCCTCCGTTGAATCTCGATCCATCGACTCCTGCTGATGTTACTGCTCCTCCCACCACCATCTTTTTGCTGAAAATGATCAACTCACTAGCTCAATTATTTGCTCTATTGGTTGCTACGAACAGGTCAAAGGTATATTTCAAACCCTAACCATAAGTCTCCCATTGATTTTTTGGTAAGAATGAGCATTAATGCAGTATTTTTTATGGCTTGAGAGTCTTATATGTTAGTCCAATAGGTATATGGCTTTTTTTAAGCGTTAAACACAAATCTAATCTGTTTTATTTCTAAACTAAACCAACACGGGCAGTGACACCAGAATTTCTACATTTATGGAATTGATATGCTTGCTATTTAAGAATCTTGATATTGCTCGAACACACCAGAACAATTCTTTTGGCTAAATTTTAAAATATCTTTGTTTTCAAAAGCCCTAAATATTGAGTCTTTAGGATTCGAACAATCTCAAAGATGTATTGAAATACTTCTACGATGCTTTTGGAGATCTGAACTTCTAAGCTTTCCCTAATAAATAGTACGAGCTATGTTAGTGATTTAATTGGTCTAATATTGATTCTTGCTCTTAGTGTATAAGTTGGATGTTAGATTTTGGCTACTGATTTGAAGGTTCTTTAATCTTAATATTGGAAAGGTGCACTTTGATTTGTTAGATTTGGAAGTATTTGACGAATTGAAGAAGCTAGAGATTTGGGAGATGAAGCATGATTGGTGCTAATTTCAGTTGTATAAGCTCGATATTTTGCCCAGACTATAAATCTCTATTGTCTGTCCATATTCTGAAACGTTACCGAActtccaaatttattttcataACATAGGAATAAGATTATAGGATGATGGAGCACAGGAGAGCTACAGAATTCAGTTTTGTGTAATGTTTCTTTTGCCTTTTTATTGTGAAGAATGATCCTATTACATATCCTGTTTGgtgaggagaaagaaaagaaaagaaaaaagagaaggaaaagttGAAATTAGTTGGAAGATATAATACTCAGGTCCATTTTGGTTGATAAATCCTTCAGTTTAAAAGTCACAAGCTTGTCTTTGAATAATAATTTTATTTACAGAGAGAGTTGATTTTAGGATGATTTAGCTTTTTTAACTTCTCTGTTAGTTGTGAGTTTGACTGTTTATCCACGTTTTGATGATCAAGTATATTGTTCATTGATGTTCTGTCCAAGCTATTTTCTCTTTGTGTCTAGTTGTGTAATGTACCGGCAACCATTGTTGATATTGCTATATAAGGATATTCCACGCAACAGCCTGAAATTGTGCAATATAAGAATGCTGTCATTATTATTTGAAAGTAATGATTTCATCCATGACTCTAACTCTTATGTTGAACTTGAAATTATTGTAGGCAGGAGTTGATGATTGAGTGTAATCCACCAGCAGATTCAAACTTTCATCGTCGTTTGTGGTAAAGTAATATTTATCAATTGTTTGGGCATGAATCTCAATTAATGTCAATTCATATGTGAAATGTGCAGATTGTTGCTGTTgattttgtttttactatgtactAACTATTTAAGATCTTTCCTCCCTGAGTTCAACTAAACAGATAAATTTGTCTTGGTTTCGTTGACTTACTATTTTAATTTCTAATTGCTATTATTGAAAGTACACAAATATCAGTATCTACTTGCTGCATAATTAAGTTTGGATATCTTGAAAGGATTGTTTCCCGCTATTTTCAGCCAGGACCATCATCGCCTAGCTACTACCCGCAACTATCAACTTGAACCAAAATCACCATCATCAATCAAAACCACCgccaactattttttttaaaaatattttattaatataaTATTATGTAAAATAACGATAATTTTATATGttcaaatattaaaaaaaatcaatgGTCTTAATTTTTACCATTCAGATCATAATATACATTTTAATATTTAGATGTGTATTTATATTCAAACGTCTTAAtcttaataaaaataaataaaactttAATCTCTCTACTTAATTTCCACTCAGATAAAGAAGTTGTCCTTATTTCACTGTGTAAAAGAAAATATgaacaaaatttcaattcatatgaGTATTCAACTTATCACAATTTAAACTGAAGAAATATATTTGTATTCGGGTTTTGCTAAACTTATCATATAGTTGTATGATAAAATGAGATGAAAAAGTATACATTAGTAAATAATGGTTAAGTCTAAGGTTAATGTGCAAACGAATTTAATTGATTTATTAATTAGACTGATACAAATGCTAAGTACAAAAAAGTTATTGTCATCCAAATTGTAATGTGTCAAATCTCAATGACTCTGGCTATCTTTCCTAACTCTCGTTTAATAATGTGGTAAAAATAGTTTCTAAATAGATTTAAGTGATATACATTGTTAGTTTAAAGAATACTTTTTTCGCTATTCGAATAGTTTAGCCTACTATAAAagattaattattatttttatcctattattaattaatatttaagtagagatttatttttaattattttataagtgatttaattatataaataattttttttatgctGTATATAAGCTTAAGTCCTTTCTAAAAGCATCACTATGTATATGGGGCCATAATTTAAAGTAAAGAAGCCATAATTTACAAActattcagaaaatgaaaattattTTCTGCCAGTGGCGCCAGACTAGTCTTTCCCAGTAAACATGCAATGTTGAACTCCTCTGTCATGCGAAAAGCTTCTCTTCAATTGCCCCTTTACAAAACAACAAATAAACCGCAATTTCACAATTACTTACAAGATAATTCCAGATCCACAAATGAAGGAATCAGCTGCAGGTCAACAGAGAAGTAACAACAGCAATGGAAGAAGAAGCGCTGTCGAAAAGGAGAAGACGAAGATGAGAGAGCGTCAGAGAAGAGCTATTACGACTAAGATCTTCAACGGCCTCCGTAAACACGGCGGTTACCGCCTCTCCCCTCGTTCCGACATCAACCAAGTCCTCCGCCACCTGGCCTCTGAAGCTGGTTGGATTGTTGACCCTGATGGCACCACCTACCGCTCTTCCTCCTCCTCCACTGTCTGTGCAGTTTGCTTGCTTTTCCATTTTATTCCCATTTCACTTTATCTAATTTTGGATTTAACTTATCCATAATTAAAGTTGATCTCATTTTTTACATCAGAATAACAATTCGTGTCCACATTGTGGTGTTGGAGGGAAATCCAATGCAGCTACGCCAACTAGCAGCACCGTAGGACACACAAGCGGCGGCGGAGGAGAATGTTCAACTACCGCGTCTCCGCTTCGCGCCACCGCAAACTGCGGAGATACGAAGACAACTTATAGTAGGACGCCGGCAACTAATCTCTTCGACTCTGGCTTTTCACTTTCCGGTGGCGTCTCTACTAGTGCTCTGCTGTCTTCTACCTCTTCTGATACTCTTTTCTCCATCTACATGTCCGGCGCATGTGGCGGTGCAGGTGTTGGAGGAATAAGCGGGGTCTACCACCCTTCCTCCGCCGCCTCAGCCACCGTGCGCCACCAAGAACAGCCGTCGTACTTGTTGCAGGAAGTCAGAGCTTCGAATCAGAATACTCCGGTGGGGTCACCTCTGTAAAGCACTTGACTGAGGCTTTGGCAATACGGCGTCGTACGCTTCACTGCTATTCATAAAGACTTGTCATAACTACTATCCATTTTACCTATTTTATCCTTAATTAGAAGTTTTATAATCAATTTAATATTATAGCCACACAAAACTTTACCTTTTAAGACTataaatttcaatttttttttaaatttcgtaCTGATTCAAATTACCGCATCTAAATTAAGACGGAGGAACTACTATATAACTTTGAAGTGGTTACCATTTTGTTGCTTAGCTTGTTAATTTTCTCATTTGTTTTACATAGGGGCGATGCAGTGTTAAGGTTATGGATTAAAAAATTTACTAAATATATGCACATGATAGATATTTAACACAATAAATCATATGGGTAACTACAGAATTTAGAATTCTGAATAGTAAAGTTGAAATCTTAGATCTGTCACTGGTTTTACAAATGGAAAAAGAGGAATTTACAATGCTATAGTcagaaaatatcaataaatagCTAAAAATGTCTACCAACAACTTATATGTTATTCCACGTTTCAAATTGAAATTCTATTTCATTTTATCACAATCAGTTTTATTAGATTTTATTACTGCTTATTAGATTGATCCTAGATAGTATTCTTTttgaaatataaataattatctcATTTAAAAATGCAATTATATTTGTTAATTTTGTTGTTTAGATCACTCTGCTTGATTATGGAGAAATAGAATAGGATGTAAGAGTTTTCAGGAAGTAATAGTCTCTTCTGAAACAAGAAGATCCAAGCGACTTGAATGGCCCACTTAATTAGACGTACGGGTAAATAGTGAGACTTAAAAAATGTCAATTTTGCAAAGTCAGCTTTATTTGTTGAGGTTTTCCACAAGGCTATTATCATGTTCATGTTCATGCTCTTTTTCATTTAACGGAGACTTGTGCTCATGTATCACTTGTCTTGAATTAAGAGAGTGATATGCAAAGGTCAAAGTTATCAGTTAGGTCCCAAATGTCCCATGCTCTTGGGAACTCGATTGAACCTTTTTTAGAGAAGGATGTAAATACATTACTCCCTCCCTCCCTTTTTTATTGTCAAAGTTACTAATAATACTTGACACAAAAGGCTTATCAGtttaaaaaaataagataaaattaaattatttttaaacgCGAATTTTCTAGATTTAGGTTGAACGAACCTAAGCTACATTCGCATTCCTCTTCCTGTTCTCTCTTTCTGTTTTTCGTGGGCACTAAGCAATCATCAACAACTCTGGGTAGGCTGCAGCACCATTTCCTCTCCGCACGGCCACTTTCTTCCCTCTTCATTGTGACCGTGGGAGATTTTTTATCTTAGAAATGGTAACCAGTGAGGCAAATCATAATTAAACAAGACAAAGAAGGGTATACGTGGGGCGGAACGAGGCAGGTTAAAGAGAAATTATTTGGGAATCTAAAGTGGTGATCCATTTTAAATGAACAATTACAGAATAATGATATTTTAAACTCGTCAAAATTAGCTAAAAGAAACTTAAACATCACAAGAAAGGTCTACGTACGATGAGCTCAAAATAGAAAAATATTACTACATGTTAAGTGAGAATGCATTAAAAACTTTTGCGGGGTAAAAGTTTCACCCGCTCTACCCCACTCCGTTTGCCAAAAATTGCGAACGTGGAAATTATAACTAAGAATTCTTCTTGCAGGAAAACTTAAAAAATCCcgaatttaaaaatatatacacaCAGAACTTAATACATCCTACAGAAAATTCGCATGAATTTGGCGAAATTCAATGCTAAAACCATTACCTACAAATTTACTTGGCAAAAATTATCCGCAGGTAAtagttcaaaatataaatataaaaaaaaaaactgaaaaacacTTTAGAGTTCTCATAGGAAATTCTCTAAGTAAGTCTTCACAGTTCCCCTTAAATCTATTTGTCAAATATTTGACGGAGGTTAAAACTGCTTTTAAAAGACTATTTTAAACTAAACCCAAACATAAGAGaccatttttgttattttcacgCATTTAGTTTTATGACACGGGTACACAGGTATTAATTCCGAGACACCTTGTTTCCCCACCCTGGTTCCAAAAAAACCCAATaatgaaaaacaaaagaagaaaggaagttcctGCAGAATGGATGGTGAGAGCCCCTCTGCAATCTGACAaaagaaagaaagtaaaaatagccggggctagccagttttcggattggtcattcaaaaatagctagcgtttgcaaagtcattgaaaaatagccattattttgctgcaacacggaaagttccagcataatatactagagatcggtgcacctgtgcatgaacttccagcatattatgctggaactccaatgtTACATCTCGTACTTGTCTACGTTGGATTTGTCATAAGATAATTGACATAAGTTCAATGACAAGactatttttgaggttataagtgCTTATGATatataacaagtgataaataaagTCGTGAAGGTAAGAGAGGAAACGAGTTGAAGAAAATGAGGttggtcgaagtttgacatttggaGATAAAATACGATTCAAGCTATAAcaccccgtatttatggacttGTGATATACCACATGATCATGGTAGTAAAGTATATGACGTATACTAGTATTTAAGTGAAATGAAACTTAGAAattattatgtggataattgggtaatgaATGATTTTTGGTGGGAGATTAGCTCATTAATTATAAGCTTTGGATAAGTTTAAATAGGTCCCAACGTCGCAGCCAAGGAAAGCCCTAtaaatgactcttaagtcatagAGCAAGATGACACATTTAGGGAGTTTTGGTAAGCTAATTATTGGGATGGATAAGCATTAACGTGGCAGCAAGTAAGGAATTCAATATTGACGAAACAAGTCTTGGAGCTAGATCGCAAGATTAGAGAAATCTTTGGCCAAGTCATCATACCAAGTATGGGTCTTGATCAAGACAAATGGTGACTCTTTGGTTTATGAGATTAGGTGGCATTTTAGGAAAATTTGTGGGCTGTCACATGGCATGAAATTGGCCAAGTGTGGCACCAATATGTACATGAGTCGTAGCACTTGGTGTGCCTTGTTTACACATGACAATGCAAGCTTTAAGCTTTCATGTTATTCTTTGGCAATTTAAGAGATGCAAAGGAGACTGCAATCTTTCTTTCTATTATTAGGGAGTCTCTTACTTTAGAAACATAGCAAAAACATACATCCATGATACTCCATATGTCCAGCAACATGAAATATGCTATGATCATAAGAAGTGCTTAGTTCTTGTTCAAAGATTTAAAGGAGCAAAAATTGTTCTTGGCAAGCTCAAGTAAAAGTGTTTGATAAATTCCTCAagtaaggtatgttaaggctaatccttccttttttggcatgatccaagtaacgatacataaacgtaatgttattccataagtggttctactcttagaagctaaggatgtctatgttattcattcatGTAAAGTGATATTCAAACATGCCTAAGTATGTTCCTAAGTCtctattgaggtatttgataaagatgttaatgtttataatatagtgatacatgcatcttcatgcatttaccaccgtgaTATGGGCGGTTGGGCAGAAATGCATCTTCATTTACTAccgtgctacggccggttggACAGACATGCATCTTCATTAACCACCGTGCTACGACCGATCgcgcagtcatgcatttaccaccgggcTACGGTCTGTTGGGCAGGTATGTATCATTACTTACCATCGATTGGGTAGTTATGCATTTACCATCAAGCTAccgccggtcgggcagttaccactgattaGTTGGGCAGTCATCCATCGTACGATAAGGATAATAGTCTTaaagagaagcattatatatatataagtatactAAGTATGCATAAACGAtggcacttcagagattcaggttgattcttatatgtttttaattaatgttgacttgtTGTTATATTTCAGTtccgccttacatactcggtacattattcgtactgacgttcttTTGTTGGGGATGCTGGGTTCATGCCTGCAgatatagataatcagtttgacaagCCCTCATAGTAaacgaggttagcattcagcgaaggatcggtaagactccacctcatttgaagtgcagccgagtctataaaTCATTATGTCAGAGTTTTACTATAGACTTACGGGTatgccggtaccctgtcccatttgataccaaatactcttagaggctttgtagacataaaggttcattttgtacagtatgtcagaggccttgacggcccatatgtattcatgttttaagaacgatgGTTCATTAATACAGCATTTGCCCACTTATAATTATACCTTacaagttgtggccatgttggcctatGATAGTTATAAAaaagagttacagagtggttcgctcggacCAGTACGGCACCGAGTGCCAGCCACGCATCCCCAGGTTTGGGCTGACATCCAACATGTGGAAAGTTCCAttaatatattggagattggagcacctgtgtatgaacttccaacatattatgctggaccggtatattatgctggaactccagtataatctactggagttccatcataagtatactggagt contains:
- the LOC104232175 gene encoding beta-amylase 7-like isoform X1; the protein is MKESAAGQQRSNNSNGRRSAVEKEKTKMRERQRRAITTKIFNGLRKHGGYRLSPRSDINQVLRHLASEAGWIVDPDGTTYRSSSSSTNNNSCPHCGVGGKSNAATPTSSTVGHTSGGGGECSTTASPLRATANCGDTKTTYSRTPATNLFDSGFSLSGGVSTSALLSSTSSDTLFSIYMSGACGGAGVGGISGVYHPSSAASATVRHQEQPSYLLQEVRASNQNTPVGSPL
- the LOC104232175 gene encoding protein BZR1 homolog 4-like isoform X2; the encoded protein is MRERQRRAITTKIFNGLRKHGGYRLSPRSDINQVLRHLASEAGWIVDPDGTTYRSSSSSTNNNSCPHCGVGGKSNAATPTSSTVGHTSGGGGECSTTASPLRATANCGDTKTTYSRTPATNLFDSGFSLSGGVSTSALLSSTSSDTLFSIYMSGACGGAGVGGISGVYHPSSAASATVRHQEQPSYLLQEVRASNQNTPVGSPL